A section of the Parasteatoda tepidariorum isolate YZ-2023 chromosome 6, CAS_Ptep_4.0, whole genome shotgun sequence genome encodes:
- the LOC139425813 gene encoding protein FAM200A-like → MDESTLIDSVAVLMTYVRYIDKGHFSKEMLFYGAPKKNGCKKLMKDENPEMILVHCVIHRENLVARNILPVLNEVLHSVIKCINDIKANAKCELLFKLFCEE, encoded by the exons ATGGATGAATCAACTTTGATAGACAGTGTGGCAGTATTGATGACTTACGTAAGATATATTGATAAAGgacatttttctaaagaaatgttGTTCT ATGGTGCTCCTAAGAAAAATGGCTGcaaaaaattgatgaaagatGAGAATCCAGAAATGATTCTCGTGCATTGTGTTATTCATAGGGAAAACTTGGTAGCTAGAAACATCTTGCCTGTTCTAAATGAAGTACTACATTCCGTAATAAAGTGCATCAATGATATTAAAGCTAATGCCAAATGTGAGCTTCTCTTCAAGCTATTTtgtgaagaataa